One segment of Neobacillus endophyticus DNA contains the following:
- a CDS encoding lipoate--protein ligase family protein: MEDLLRQAEWRVIDQSAVGRHFQAVQSFGFDDTLCASVGAGKAPATARTWVHYNTIVLGIQDTKLPFLEDGVHYLKDMGYQVIVRNSGGLAVVLDEGVLNISLIFPEAEKGIDINRGYEAMWALIQRMFADFSVQIEAREIVGSYCPGSYDLSIGGKKFAGISQRRLRKGIAVQIYLCVNGSGSKRAEHIREFYNRAKQGQETKFIYPEIVPEVMASLEELLGTTLTIADVMFRLLNELKHNSSRFYAGPLNEYELELLPGYYQRIAERNEKIADM; encoded by the coding sequence ATGGAGGATTTATTACGTCAAGCGGAATGGCGGGTTATTGATCAATCGGCGGTTGGCAGGCATTTTCAGGCAGTGCAGTCTTTTGGGTTTGATGATACGTTATGTGCTTCTGTGGGAGCAGGAAAAGCACCGGCAACAGCTAGGACATGGGTTCATTATAATACGATTGTATTAGGAATTCAGGATACTAAACTGCCATTTTTAGAGGATGGAGTTCACTATCTTAAGGATATGGGCTATCAGGTAATTGTTCGCAATTCCGGCGGATTGGCAGTGGTCCTTGATGAGGGAGTTCTCAATATTTCACTCATCTTCCCCGAGGCGGAAAAGGGAATTGATATTAATCGCGGCTACGAGGCAATGTGGGCCTTAATTCAGCGAATGTTTGCCGATTTTTCTGTTCAGATTGAGGCAAGGGAAATCGTAGGCTCATATTGTCCCGGCAGTTATGACCTTAGCATTGGGGGAAAAAAGTTTGCCGGTATCTCGCAACGTCGTCTCAGAAAGGGGATTGCCGTGCAAATTTATTTGTGTGTCAATGGCAGCGGATCTAAACGTGCTGAGCATATCAGGGAGTTTTACAATCGAGCTAAACAAGGGCAGGAAACTAAATTTATCTATCCGGAGATTGTTCCTGAGGTCATGGCTTCCCTTGAGGAACTGCTTGGCACAACACTTACGATTGCTGATGTCATGTTTCGACTGTTAAACGAACTGAAGCATAACAGCAGCAGATTCTATGCCGGTCCATTAAATGAGTACGAGCTTGAGCTTTTACCCGGTTATTATCAGAGAATAGCAGAACGTAATGAAAAAATTGCCGATATGTAA
- the pta gene encoding phosphate acetyltransferase, producing MVDLFEGLKTKIAGRNMKIVFPESQDERILKAVGRLAEEKLMTPILIGNIEKVQAKAQELGVSLDAVEIYDPENYVGMDELVAAFVERRKGKATEEDARKILLDVNYFGTMLVHVNKANGLVSGATHSTADTVRPALQIIKTKEGVKKTSGVFIMVREDEKYVFADCAINIAPDSMDLAEIAIESSRTAEMFDIEPRIAMLSFSTKGSAKSPETERVVEAVAEAKRRAPYLVLDGEFQFDAAFVPSVAKSKAPGSVLQGDANVFIFPSLEAGNIGYKIAQRLGGFEAVGPILQGLNRPVNDLSRGCNEEDVYKLALITAAQGL from the coding sequence ATTGTGGATTTATTTGAAGGTTTAAAGACGAAAATTGCTGGGCGCAATATGAAAATTGTTTTTCCTGAAAGTCAGGATGAGAGAATTTTGAAGGCAGTAGGCCGCTTGGCAGAAGAAAAATTGATGACGCCAATTTTAATCGGAAATATTGAAAAGGTTCAGGCAAAAGCACAGGAATTGGGCGTTTCGTTGGATGCTGTTGAAATTTATGATCCTGAGAATTATGTTGGGATGGATGAGTTGGTGGCCGCTTTTGTTGAGCGCCGTAAGGGGAAAGCGACAGAAGAGGATGCCCGTAAGATTTTGCTTGATGTCAATTATTTTGGCACAATGCTTGTCCATGTCAATAAAGCGAACGGTCTTGTCAGCGGGGCAACACATTCTACTGCTGATACTGTCCGCCCGGCATTGCAAATTATAAAAACAAAAGAAGGCGTAAAGAAAACATCTGGTGTGTTTATCATGGTACGCGAAGATGAGAAATATGTATTTGCTGACTGCGCGATTAACATTGCTCCGGACAGTATGGATTTAGCGGAAATCGCAATTGAGAGTTCGAGAACAGCAGAAATGTTTGATATCGAGCCGCGCATTGCGATGCTTAGCTTCTCCACTAAAGGGTCAGCGAAATCACCGGAAACAGAACGTGTCGTTGAAGCAGTGGCAGAGGCCAAGCGCCGCGCACCATACCTTGTATTGGACGGTGAATTCCAATTTGATGCTGCCTTCGTCCCATCAGTGGCAAAAAGCAAGGCACCAGGCTCCGTGCTTCAAGGCGACGCGAACGTATTCATTTTCCCAAGTCTTGAAGCTGGAAACATCGGCTACAAAATCGCACAGCGCCTAGGCGGATTCGAAGCAGTCGGCCCAATCCTTCAAGGATTAAACCGTCCTGTCAACGACCTTTCCCGCGGCTGTAACGAAGAAGACGTCTACAAACTCGCACTAATTACAGCTGCGCAAGGTTTGTAG
- the hemQ gene encoding hydrogen peroxide-dependent heme synthase, protein MSEAAQTLDGWYCLHDFRTVDWTTWKMLPSDERQAAIHEFLSLVEKWNTTQDRNEGSHALYTIVGQKADFMMMILRPTMEELNEIETEFNKTKLAEFTVPAHSYVSVVELSNYLPADEDPYQNPQVLARLYPTMPKTKHVCFYPMDKRRQGNDNWYMLPMEDRRNLMRSHGMIGRKYAGKVKQIITGSVGFDDYEWGVTLFADDVLQFKKLIYEMRFDEVSARYGEFGTFFVGNLLTEERVPSFLHI, encoded by the coding sequence ATGAGTGAAGCAGCGCAAACACTTGACGGCTGGTACTGCCTCCATGACTTCCGGACCGTTGATTGGACTACTTGGAAAATGCTCCCTAGCGATGAGCGTCAAGCAGCCATCCACGAGTTTTTAAGTCTAGTTGAAAAATGGAATACAACTCAAGATCGCAATGAAGGCAGCCATGCATTATATACCATTGTTGGACAAAAGGCTGATTTTATGATGATGATTCTGAGACCAACAATGGAAGAGTTGAATGAAATTGAAACCGAATTCAACAAAACCAAATTGGCAGAATTCACTGTCCCTGCCCATTCTTATGTATCGGTAGTAGAGCTTAGCAACTATCTGCCAGCAGATGAGGACCCCTATCAAAATCCACAAGTGCTGGCACGTCTATATCCGACAATGCCCAAAACAAAGCATGTGTGCTTTTATCCAATGGACAAGCGCCGCCAGGGCAATGACAACTGGTACATGCTGCCGATGGAAGATCGCCGCAACCTGATGCGCAGCCACGGAATGATCGGCCGTAAATATGCCGGAAAAGTAAAGCAAATCATTACCGGCTCTGTTGGCTTTGATGATTATGAATGGGGTGTCACCTTATTCGCTGACGATGTACTACAATTCAAAAAGCTCATTTATGAAATGCGCTTTGATGAAGTTAGTGCCCGCTACGGCGAATTTGGCACCTTCTTCGTAGGAAATCTTCTAACAGAAGAACGGGTTCCATCCTTCCTTCATATTTAA
- the gerQ gene encoding spore coat protein GerQ has translation MSQYYNPQGFQPYTGAAGQQGAQPIAGGQAFQPGFQSFPPPGTGGVPRPPSNAGTQVPGMLPIEQSYIENILRLNKGKLVHLFATFEGSTQWNSKEFVGIIEAAGRDHVILSDPQAGTRYLIPMVSVDYITFAEEIEYEYPYGATPSLGTYPPR, from the coding sequence ATGAGCCAATATTATAATCCACAGGGATTTCAACCTTATACTGGGGCCGCAGGGCAGCAAGGAGCCCAGCCAATTGCCGGAGGGCAAGCGTTTCAGCCGGGATTCCAATCATTTCCGCCGCCTGGAACAGGCGGTGTACCAAGACCGCCTTCCAATGCAGGCACTCAAGTACCCGGTATGCTGCCAATCGAACAATCCTATATCGAAAATATTTTACGTTTAAACAAAGGAAAACTGGTCCATTTATTTGCAACCTTTGAAGGCAGTACCCAATGGAACTCCAAAGAATTTGTTGGGATAATTGAAGCTGCTGGAAGAGACCATGTCATTTTAAGCGATCCGCAAGCCGGCACCCGCTATCTGATTCCAATGGTCTCAGTAGATTACATTACCTTTGCCGAAGAAATTGAGTATGAATATCCATATGGTGCCACTCCCTCTTTAGGGACATATCCACCACGATAA
- a CDS encoding DUF423 domain-containing protein, with protein MKFFVVIGAINAFLAVALGAFGAHGLKDRLEPYYLDIWKTGVTYQMFHAIGIVVVGLLLSRVAGSALFTWSGWLMLTGIIFFSGSLYILCLTKISILGAITPIGGVCFLAAWILIVVGAIKHL; from the coding sequence ATGAAGTTTTTTGTTGTGATCGGCGCCATTAACGCCTTTTTGGCCGTGGCGTTAGGGGCGTTTGGAGCGCATGGACTAAAGGACAGGCTTGAACCATATTATTTGGATATTTGGAAAACAGGTGTAACATACCAAATGTTTCATGCTATAGGGATAGTAGTTGTCGGCCTGCTGCTTAGCAGGGTTGCCGGCAGTGCGCTATTTACTTGGTCAGGATGGTTGATGCTGACTGGGATCATTTTTTTCAGCGGAAGTTTGTACATCTTATGTTTGACGAAAATCAGCATTCTGGGTGCCATTACGCCAATCGGCGGTGTTTGTTTTTTAGCTGCGTGGATTTTGATTGTCGTTGGAGCGATTAAGCATTTATAA
- a CDS encoding YwdI family protein, translated as MQKLLSKMEAELKQAQKGENLREKIYSIKILCELILDEQQVKGGGAWTPETITPQVPPQPAYIQQVFQPQVVQQPAAMPQPKKMELDDGANGDSLLDF; from the coding sequence GTGCAAAAACTATTATCAAAAATGGAAGCAGAATTAAAACAAGCGCAAAAGGGTGAAAACTTGCGGGAGAAGATTTACTCTATTAAAATATTATGCGAGTTAATTTTGGACGAGCAGCAGGTAAAAGGCGGGGGTGCTTGGACTCCGGAAACTATAACACCCCAGGTCCCGCCGCAACCCGCTTACATACAGCAAGTGTTTCAGCCGCAGGTTGTTCAGCAGCCAGCCGCAATGCCGCAACCGAAAAAAATGGAATTGGATGACGGCGCAAATGGGGATTCTTTATTGGACTTTTAA
- a CDS encoding thiazole biosynthesis adenylyltransferase ThiF: MDERYSRQILFTGIGKSGQQKLRSKHALIIGAGALGSGNAEILARAGVGKITIVDRDYVEASNLQRQQLYTEADVAEQLPKAAAAEKRLKAINSDVEVRAMIGDATAEMLEELASDVDVILDATDNFETRMMLNDVSQKYNVPWIYGACVGSFGMSFSIIPGKTACLNCLLRKIPLQGMTCDTGGIISPAVQMVIAHQSAEALKILVEDWDAVRTSFVSFDLWRNQYTSMKMSKAKDPGCMSCGESRTYPYLDHENRTKTTVLCGRDTVQIRPSIQGEVSLGKLASQLDQLGYTVKGNPYLLSVEMGSERMVIFQDGRALIHGTKDLSHAKAIYQRILG; encoded by the coding sequence ATGGACGAGCGTTATTCACGGCAGATTCTGTTCACAGGAATCGGGAAATCGGGTCAGCAGAAGCTTCGCAGCAAGCATGCCTTAATCATTGGTGCTGGGGCTCTGGGCTCAGGCAATGCGGAAATTCTGGCTCGAGCCGGAGTTGGGAAAATCACAATCGTTGATCGGGATTATGTCGAGGCTAGCAACCTGCAGCGTCAACAACTTTATACAGAAGCAGATGTGGCGGAACAGCTCCCGAAAGCGGCGGCGGCCGAGAAGCGCCTTAAGGCGATTAATTCAGATGTAGAAGTGCGGGCAATGATCGGGGATGCCACGGCTGAAATGCTGGAGGAGCTGGCGTCTGATGTTGATGTCATCCTGGACGCAACGGATAATTTTGAAACGCGTATGATGTTGAATGATGTGTCGCAAAAATACAATGTCCCTTGGATTTATGGTGCGTGTGTGGGCAGCTTTGGCATGAGTTTTTCTATTATTCCTGGTAAAACGGCATGTTTGAATTGTCTGCTTCGCAAGATCCCGTTGCAGGGAATGACTTGTGATACCGGTGGAATTATATCCCCTGCGGTTCAAATGGTAATAGCCCACCAGTCCGCAGAAGCGCTTAAAATCCTGGTTGAGGATTGGGATGCGGTGCGCACATCGTTTGTCAGTTTTGATTTATGGCGGAATCAATATACAAGCATGAAAATGTCAAAGGCGAAGGATCCTGGCTGTATGTCGTGCGGTGAAAGTAGGACATATCCATATCTTGACCATGAAAATAGGACAAAAACCACCGTCCTCTGTGGGCGGGACACCGTGCAGATCCGTCCGTCGATACAAGGTGAGGTATCGCTGGGGAAACTCGCTTCCCAGCTTGACCAGCTAGGATATACAGTGAAAGGAAATCCCTATTTATTGTCGGTTGAAATGGGCAGCGAGCGAATGGTTATTTTTCAAGATGGCCGAGCACTTATACATGGCACCAAGGACCTCTCCCATGCAAAAGCGATTTATCAGCGTATTCTAGGATAA
- the moaD gene encoding molybdopterin converting factor subunit 1, with protein MNKVLMFAHLRDAVGQESLDIAASGKTVAELKAMLMEKYDLPKLDTVMTAINEEFAGEDEIIRDGDVIAFIPPVSGG; from the coding sequence ATGAATAAAGTGCTGATGTTCGCTCATTTGCGTGATGCGGTCGGTCAGGAGTCTCTAGATATTGCGGCAAGCGGGAAAACCGTTGCGGAATTAAAGGCAATGCTGATGGAAAAGTATGATTTGCCTAAGCTTGATACCGTTATGACGGCGATTAATGAAGAGTTTGCGGGAGAAGATGAGATTATCCGTGATGGCGATGTGATCGCATTTATTCCGCCGGTCAGCGGTGGCTGA
- a CDS encoding molybdenum cofactor biosynthesis protein MoaE, giving the protein MRYEISKEPIQIQAVIDKVVEREAGAITTFIGTVRELTNGKKTLFLIYEAYEAMAVKKLAQIGAEIEERWKGSKVAITHRIGRLEITDVAVVIAVSTPHRADAYEANRYAIERIKEIVPIWKKEHWEDGEEWIGNQLETVSYPSGKPEGEDVHE; this is encoded by the coding sequence TTGCGATATGAAATTTCAAAAGAGCCGATTCAAATTCAAGCGGTGATTGATAAAGTGGTCGAGCGTGAAGCGGGCGCGATCACGACTTTTATCGGCACTGTTCGTGAATTAACGAACGGCAAGAAAACATTATTTTTAATATATGAAGCTTACGAGGCAATGGCCGTGAAAAAGCTTGCGCAAATCGGGGCGGAAATTGAAGAGCGCTGGAAAGGCTCTAAGGTCGCCATTACCCACCGGATCGGGCGCCTGGAGATTACAGATGTGGCCGTCGTGATTGCTGTTTCGACGCCGCACCGCGCAGATGCCTATGAAGCGAACCGCTATGCGATTGAACGCATCAAGGAAATTGTCCCGATTTGGAAGAAGGAACATTGGGAAGACGGGGAAGAATGGATCGGAAACCAGCTGGAGACCGTTTCCTACCCAAGCGGTAAACCAGAGGGGGAAGATGTGCATGAATAA
- the mobA gene encoding molybdenum cofactor guanylyltransferase, translating to MQASAIILAGGKSNRMGTNKALLKINNKPSIERIRDRLRPYFHEMVLVTNDPQEYKFLGLKMTADQHPGMGPLAGLYAGLTASECDMNLLTACDMPFVSGELASVLVSLCGSHDAVVPVIDGNEHPLFAVYHKRILEKTAKRLEEEKLSMKNLLSQLNVRYVTAAELGGFSELGELFFNMNRPNEYEEAKRRAKVEDIRDLF from the coding sequence ATGCAGGCTTCAGCCATTATTTTAGCCGGCGGCAAATCAAACCGCATGGGGACAAATAAAGCTCTTTTGAAAATAAATAATAAACCAAGCATTGAAAGGATTCGTGATCGATTACGTCCTTATTTCCATGAGATGGTGCTGGTTACAAATGATCCGCAGGAATATAAGTTTCTGGGGTTAAAAATGACTGCAGATCAGCATCCTGGAATGGGACCGCTTGCGGGGCTGTATGCTGGCCTGACGGCGAGTGAGTGTGATATGAATTTACTGACGGCTTGTGATATGCCTTTTGTATCCGGTGAACTGGCGTCTGTGCTTGTCAGTCTTTGCGGCTCCCATGATGCGGTCGTTCCTGTAATTGACGGAAACGAGCACCCACTATTTGCTGTTTATCATAAAAGAATTTTGGAGAAAACAGCCAAAAGGCTGGAAGAAGAAAAATTGAGCATGAAAAACCTGCTTTCGCAACTAAATGTCCGTTATGTAACTGCAGCAGAGCTGGGAGGTTTTAGCGAGTTAGGGGAACTATTTTTCAATATGAATCGGCCGAATGAATATGAAGAGGCTAAAAGGCGGGCGAAAGTAGAAGACATAAGGGATTTATTTTAG
- a CDS encoding YojF family protein: MEVVEIQKVQEVINSFANKDVYIHLETTNGAYASHFNQSFFSAGAYIRNALVRYELGKITGNGPYRVGLKINLGWIYAEGITHYEIDEQGRLLLAGHDYDGKLAVALEISATPFE, translated from the coding sequence ATGGAAGTAGTGGAGATTCAAAAAGTCCAGGAAGTCATTAACAGCTTTGCCAATAAAGATGTTTATATCCATTTGGAAACAACCAACGGCGCCTATGCATCACATTTCAATCAATCTTTCTTTTCTGCAGGAGCATATATCCGGAATGCCCTTGTCCGCTATGAGTTAGGCAAGATCACCGGCAATGGTCCGTATCGTGTAGGTCTAAAAATAAACCTTGGCTGGATCTATGCCGAGGGTATCACCCATTATGAAATAGACGAACAAGGGAGATTACTGCTTGCCGGTCATGATTATGACGGGAAATTAGCCGTAGCTCTTGAAATCAGCGCCACTCCGTTTGAATAA
- the bshB2 gene encoding bacillithiol biosynthesis deacetylase BshB2, producing the protein MNKERHVLVVFPHPDDEAFGVSGTIATHVKNGTPVTYACLTLGEMGRNMGNPPFTNRENLPKIRREELKEAARVLGIQDLRMLGYRDKTVEFEDEEKLANRILEIINEVNPSLIITFYPGYAVHPDHDATGAAVIRAVGKMAPDARPTLHCVAFSNNCVEELGEADIINNIGNVVETKLAAIRAHRSQTELMFKDMSEKIKNQDPQVMARVYNERFWTYKW; encoded by the coding sequence ATGAATAAAGAACGCCATGTCCTCGTTGTATTTCCGCACCCCGATGATGAAGCATTCGGAGTATCCGGAACAATTGCTACCCATGTGAAAAATGGGACTCCCGTTACTTATGCCTGCCTGACATTGGGCGAGATGGGTCGCAATATGGGAAATCCCCCTTTTACCAACAGGGAAAACCTTCCGAAAATCAGAAGGGAAGAATTGAAGGAAGCTGCACGCGTATTGGGCATCCAAGACCTTCGCATGTTGGGATATCGCGACAAAACAGTCGAATTTGAAGATGAAGAAAAGCTGGCAAACAGGATTTTAGAAATCATTAATGAAGTAAATCCTTCACTTATCATTACCTTCTATCCTGGTTATGCCGTTCACCCTGACCATGATGCCACAGGTGCAGCCGTCATCCGCGCTGTTGGAAAAATGGCCCCGGACGCGCGGCCAACCTTACACTGTGTGGCCTTTTCGAATAATTGCGTAGAGGAACTCGGGGAAGCCGACATCATTAACAATATTGGGAATGTCGTCGAAACCAAACTGGCCGCTATTCGAGCCCACCGTTCACAAACGGAACTAATGTTCAAAGACATGTCTGAGAAAATTAAAAATCAAGACCCCCAAGTCATGGCACGTGTCTATAACGAACGTTTTTGGACTTATAAATGGTAA
- a CDS encoding Cof-type HAD-IIB family hydrolase: MIKCIATDMDGTLLNTMQEITEENRKAIMAAQEKGIEVVVATGRSYQQATHALADAGLTCPVICVNGAEIRTREGEVVDAFPIDKNLARGAASKLAKTGVYFEVYTNQGAYTVDVDQAVTILADIVLSTNPQVDPDEVRAAVQARLSDGLVHKIEDYELLFADEDQKIYKLLAFSLDADKLKEAEEALSSLEDLTVTSSGHDNIEITHRDAQKGIALESFVKAKGISLAETMAIGDNYNDVTMFERVGKAVAMGNANFEIKALCDEVTDTNEESGVAKAILSVL, encoded by the coding sequence ATGATTAAATGTATTGCAACAGATATGGACGGAACGTTATTGAATACGATGCAGGAGATTACAGAGGAAAACAGGAAGGCGATTATGGCAGCCCAGGAGAAAGGGATTGAAGTGGTAGTTGCAACGGGCAGGTCCTATCAACAAGCCACTCATGCCTTGGCGGATGCTGGATTAACCTGCCCTGTGATCTGTGTTAATGGTGCAGAGATTCGCACCAGGGAGGGCGAGGTTGTTGACGCTTTCCCGATTGATAAAAATTTGGCTAGAGGAGCAGCGTCTAAGCTTGCAAAAACTGGGGTTTATTTTGAAGTTTACACCAATCAAGGAGCTTATACGGTGGATGTTGATCAGGCTGTAACTATTCTTGCTGATATTGTTCTTAGTACTAATCCGCAAGTTGACCCGGATGAAGTTAGAGCAGCTGTGCAAGCAAGGCTGAGTGACGGTCTCGTCCATAAGATTGAAGATTATGAGCTTCTTTTTGCTGACGAAGATCAAAAAATTTATAAGCTACTGGCATTCTCGCTGGATGCTGACAAATTAAAGGAAGCGGAAGAGGCCCTTTCAAGTCTAGAAGATCTGACTGTGACTTCTTCAGGCCATGATAATATTGAAATTACGCATCGCGATGCACAAAAAGGCATTGCACTGGAATCGTTTGTCAAAGCAAAAGGAATTTCTTTAGCAGAAACAATGGCCATTGGTGACAACTATAACGACGTTACTATGTTTGAAAGAGTAGGAAAAGCAGTGGCAATGGGCAATGCCAATTTTGAAATTAAAGCACTTTGTGATGAAGTCACCGATACAAATGAAGAGAGCGGCGTCGCCAAGGCGATTCTCTCCGTTCTATAA
- a CDS encoding DNA alkylation repair protein, translated as MPFNIQLISELFEQNRNEANAGPMENYMKGHFPFLGIKTPQRRELVKQFFQETGILKEPFNQDFVWQLWEKSEREYQYVALDYMEKSLKKLQKADMPFMEKLIITKSWWDTVDAIAPKPVGAIAQHYPEVIEEIINGWASNDHMWLRRAAILFQLKYKDKTNEDLLSYYIKQNADSKEFFIQKAIGWALREYSKTNPLSVKKLISETRLAPLSVREGSKYL; from the coding sequence GTGCCATTCAATATACAATTAATCTCGGAGTTGTTCGAACAAAACAGAAACGAAGCTAATGCAGGGCCCATGGAAAATTATATGAAGGGACATTTCCCCTTTTTGGGAATCAAAACGCCACAGCGCCGAGAGCTGGTGAAACAATTTTTCCAGGAGACTGGAATATTGAAGGAGCCTTTCAATCAAGATTTTGTTTGGCAGTTGTGGGAGAAGTCTGAACGCGAATACCAATATGTTGCCCTTGATTACATGGAAAAGTCATTGAAGAAGCTTCAAAAAGCAGACATGCCTTTTATGGAAAAGCTTATCATCACAAAATCATGGTGGGACACGGTTGATGCCATTGCACCAAAGCCGGTAGGAGCAATCGCTCAACATTATCCGGAGGTCATCGAAGAAATAATTAATGGCTGGGCATCTAATGATCATATGTGGCTTCGCCGGGCGGCTATTCTTTTTCAATTAAAATATAAAGATAAGACCAATGAAGATTTACTTTCCTACTACATAAAGCAAAATGCTGACAGCAAGGAATTTTTTATCCAAAAAGCAATTGGCTGGGCATTGCGGGAATATTCCAAAACAAATCCACTATCGGTGAAGAAATTGATCAGCGAAACCAGGCTGGCTCCATTAAGTGTTCGGGAAGGCAGCAAGTATCTTTAA
- a CDS encoding GntR family transcriptional regulator yields MNLNASTPQPLYMQIRQMLKNDIQQGKYKPDEQIPTEAELCETYKVSRITIRKAIEELVKEGTLTRVPRRGTFVASNKFHNELLSVSGFSEFSHQLGMIPNSRILRSEVIPAPKDVAEHLKIEEGSPVLELERLMYINERPLFYDIAHYSLVRFPGLEKKIARDESTYKILLEDYNTEMVSNDKIIDVIGATKEYAKYLECDIGANLFRIVKIAFDSNDEPVHLSTFMCETSKVNLTVHRAK; encoded by the coding sequence ATGAATTTAAATGCTTCAACCCCGCAGCCTCTCTATATGCAGATCAGGCAAATGTTGAAGAATGATATTCAGCAGGGAAAATATAAGCCCGATGAACAGATTCCCACGGAAGCAGAGCTTTGCGAAACTTATAAGGTCAGCCGAATCACGATTCGGAAAGCGATTGAAGAATTGGTAAAGGAAGGTACACTAACACGCGTTCCCCGAAGAGGTACGTTTGTTGCCTCTAATAAATTCCATAATGAATTGTTATCTGTCAGCGGATTTTCAGAGTTTAGCCATCAGTTAGGGATGATTCCTAATTCTCGAATTTTAAGAAGTGAAGTGATCCCGGCACCCAAGGATGTTGCTGAACATCTTAAGATTGAAGAAGGAAGCCCTGTTCTGGAGCTAGAGCGTCTCATGTACATTAATGAGCGTCCCCTTTTCTATGATATCGCCCATTATTCGCTCGTGCGCTTTCCCGGTTTGGAGAAAAAAATCGCCAGGGATGAGTCTACATATAAAATCCTTTTGGAAGATTACAACACAGAAATGGTCAGCAATGATAAAATTATCGATGTTATCGGGGCCACCAAAGAATATGCCAAATACTTAGAATGTGATATCGGGGCAAATCTCTTTAGAATCGTGAAAATTGCCTTTGACTCTAATGATGAGCCTGTCCATCTTTCAACCTTTATGTGTGAAACAAGTAAAGTAAACTTAACTGTACATCGAGCAAAATAA
- the frlD gene encoding fructoselysine 6-kinase: MKIVTVGDNCMDIYSDGKAYPGGNPVNVAVYLKELGADSSYIGWVGTDPYGHQMAEALKGKGIDKTFLSRKEGKTAVTHVELIHNDRHFGLYDEGVMAQFTLTDEELEYILSHQLVHAGIWGHAEWYYPLFKQRGLLTAFDFSDQLEHGLVKTLPAFVDYSFFSYSKDDEFIRELLKDVKKQGSKVAVATLGENGSLAYDGEQFYQCEITEAEVVDTMGAGDSFIAGFIFGTLQGQSIQQCLKSGTKKAAATIQYFGAW; the protein is encoded by the coding sequence ATGAAGATTGTAACAGTCGGAGATAACTGCATGGATATCTATTCAGATGGGAAAGCGTATCCTGGGGGGAACCCAGTAAATGTGGCAGTCTATTTAAAGGAGTTAGGAGCTGACTCTTCCTATATCGGCTGGGTTGGGACGGATCCCTACGGTCATCAAATGGCCGAAGCACTTAAGGGCAAAGGGATTGATAAGACATTTCTTTCCAGAAAGGAAGGGAAAACAGCTGTAACCCATGTGGAGTTGATTCATAATGATCGTCATTTTGGGTTATACGATGAAGGGGTGATGGCTCAATTTACCTTAACGGACGAAGAACTGGAGTATATTTTATCTCATCAGCTTGTACACGCCGGAATTTGGGGACATGCTGAATGGTATTATCCTCTATTTAAACAAAGGGGGCTGCTTACCGCTTTTGATTTCTCAGATCAGTTGGAACATGGTCTGGTTAAAACATTACCTGCATTTGTGGACTATTCCTTTTTCTCCTATTCGAAAGATGATGAGTTTATCAGGGAGTTATTAAAGGATGTTAAAAAACAAGGTTCAAAAGTGGCCGTTGCCACTTTGGGGGAAAATGGCTCTCTGGCTTACGACGGCGAACAATTCTATCAATGCGAGATAACAGAAGCTGAAGTGGTTGATACAATGGGCGCCGGAGATTCTTTTATTGCTGGTTTTATTTTTGGCACATTACAAGGGCAATCGATCCAACAATGTTTAAAATCAGGCACCAAAAAGGCTGCCGCAACCATTCAATATTTCGGGGCATGGTGA